A genomic stretch from Kogia breviceps isolate mKogBre1 chromosome 1, mKogBre1 haplotype 1, whole genome shotgun sequence includes:
- the GJA5 gene encoding gap junction alpha-5 protein, whose protein sequence is MGDWSFLGEFLEEAHKHSTVIGKVWLTVLFIFRMLVLGTAAESSWGDEQADFQCDTIQPGCENVCYDQAFPISHIRYWVLQIIFVSTPSLVYLGHAVHTVRMQEKRKLREGERAKEVRGAASYEYPVAEKTELSCWEEVNGKIPLRGSLLNTYVFSILIRTTMEVAFIVGQYLLYGIFLDTLHVCRRSPCPHPVNCYVSRPTEKNVFIVFMLAVAGLSLFLSLAELYHLGWKKIRQRFVKSQRGMDECQLPGPSARIVQSCTPPPDFNQCLENGPGGKFFNPFSNKMASQQNTDNLATEQVRGQEQIPGEGFIHIRYAQKPEVPNEGSPGHRLPHGYQSDKRRLSKASSKARSDDLSV, encoded by the coding sequence ATGGGTGACTGGAGCTTCCTGGGAGAGTTCCTGGAGGAAGCACACAAGCATTCCACGGTGATCGGTAAGGTCTGGCTCACCGTCCTCTTCATATTCCGCATGCTGGTGCTGGGCACGGCTGCCGAGTCCTCCTGGGGGGACGAGCAGGCTGATTTCCAGTGTGATACGATTCAGCCTGGTTGCGAGAACGTCTGCTATGACCAAGCCTTCCCTATCTCCCACATTCGCTACTGGGTGCTGCAGATCATCTtcgtctccacaccctctctagtgTACTTGGGCCACGCCGTGCACACGGTGCGCATGCAGGAGAAGCGGAAGCTACGGGAGGGCGAGAGGGCCAAAGAGGTTCGGGGCGCTGCCTCTTACGAGTACCCAGTGGCCGAGAAGACAGAGCTATCCTGCTGGGAAGAAGTGAATGGAAAGATTCCCCTCCGGGGCAGTCTGCTCAACACGTACGTCTTCAGCATCCTGATCCGCACCACCATGGAGGTGGCCTTCATTGTGGGCCAGTACCTCCTCTATGGCATCTTCCTGGACACCCTGCATGTCTGCCGCAGGAGTCCCTGTCCCCATCCTGTCAACTGTTATGTGTCCCGGCCCACGGAGAAGAATGTCTTCATTGTCTTTATGCTGGCTGTGGCCGGACTGTCCCTTTTCCTCAGCCTTGCTGAACTCTACCACCTGGGCTGGAAAAAGATCAGACAGCGATTTGTCAAGTCACAGCGGGGCATGGATGAGTGCCAGCTTCCTGGCCCCTCTGCCCGCATAGTGCAGAGCTGCACACCGCCCCCTGACTTCAATCAGTGCCTGGAGAATGGCCCTGGGGGGAAATTCTTCAATCCATTCAGTAACAAGATGGCCTCTCAGCAGAACACAGATAACCTGGCCACTGAGCAAGTGCGAGGCCAGGAGCAGATTCCTGGAGAGGGTTTCATTCATATCCGTTATGCCCAGAAGCCTGAGGTACCCAATGAAGGCTCCCCGGGTCACCGCCTCCCCCATGGCTACCAGAGTGACAAGCGCCGTCTCAGCAAGGCCAGCAGCAAGGCCAGGTCAGATGACCTATCAGTGTGA